A stretch of Gemmatimonas aurantiaca T-27 DNA encodes these proteins:
- the hppD gene encoding 4-hydroxyphenylpyruvate dioxygenase encodes MATLTTPEIGTEQDAFPINGTDYVEFYVGNAKQASHYYRAAFGYSLVAYRGPETGVRDRASYLMQQGKIRLVLTTSITADTPIAEHVHRHGDGVRDYALWVDDARLAYETAIARGAIPIQEPQVYSDEHGEVVIAAIGTYGDTIHSLVERRNYNGVFLPGFKAVTPHYQPSDVGLKYIDHCVGNVELGKMNQWVGYYADVLGFRNLITFDDTDINTEYSSLMSKVMANGNDRIKFPINEPASGKKKSQIEEYLDFYGGPGAQHLALATDDILATVTALRDRGVEFLSVPTSYYEDLQERVGKIDEKLEELAALGILVDRDPDGYLLQIFTKPVEDRPTLFFEIIQRKGATSFGKGNFRALFEAIEREQELRGNL; translated from the coding sequence ATGGCCACGTTGACCACCCCCGAGATCGGCACCGAGCAGGATGCCTTTCCGATCAATGGCACCGACTACGTCGAGTTTTATGTCGGCAATGCCAAGCAAGCGAGTCACTATTACCGCGCCGCTTTTGGCTATTCACTGGTTGCGTATCGCGGCCCGGAAACGGGTGTGCGTGATCGCGCCAGCTACCTGATGCAGCAGGGCAAGATCCGACTGGTGCTCACCACGTCGATCACGGCGGACACCCCCATCGCCGAACACGTGCACCGTCATGGCGACGGTGTGCGTGACTACGCACTCTGGGTGGACGATGCCCGCCTTGCCTACGAGACGGCGATTGCCCGTGGCGCCATTCCCATTCAGGAGCCGCAGGTCTACTCCGACGAACACGGCGAAGTGGTGATTGCCGCCATCGGCACGTATGGCGACACGATTCACTCGCTGGTCGAGCGTCGAAACTACAACGGCGTGTTTCTGCCGGGCTTCAAGGCCGTGACGCCGCACTATCAGCCGTCCGACGTGGGTCTCAAGTACATCGACCACTGCGTCGGCAATGTGGAACTCGGCAAGATGAATCAGTGGGTCGGCTACTACGCCGACGTGCTGGGCTTCCGCAATCTCATCACCTTCGACGATACCGATATCAACACCGAGTATTCGTCGCTGATGTCCAAGGTGATGGCCAATGGCAACGATCGCATCAAGTTCCCGATCAACGAGCCGGCATCGGGCAAGAAGAAGTCGCAGATCGAGGAGTACCTCGATTTCTACGGCGGCCCCGGCGCGCAACACCTCGCGCTGGCCACCGACGACATCCTGGCGACCGTGACGGCCCTGCGTGATCGCGGCGTGGAGTTCCTCTCCGTGCCAACCTCGTACTACGAGGACCTGCAGGAGCGCGTGGGTAAGATCGACGAGAAGCTCGAAGAACTGGCCGCACTGGGCATCCTCGTGGACCGCGATCCCGACGGCTACCTGCTGCAGATCTTCACGAAGCCGGTGGAAGATCGCCCGACGCTCTTCTTCGAGATCATCCAGCGCAAGGGCGCCACGAGTTTTGGCAAGGGCAATTTCCGCGCCCTGTTCGAGGCCATCGAGCGCGAGCAAGAACTCCGCGGCAACCTCTGA
- a CDS encoding ComEA family DNA-binding protein, giving the protein MFRFSPRAMLRLLAVTAAAVATVFVSLPSADAQAAAKAASPTPGGKAAAAASAAGASAAIAPKATVPIDINRASAAELETVPGIGKAYAARIIAARPYANKAQLVQKGILTQGLYDKIKDRLIAKQ; this is encoded by the coding sequence ATGTTTCGGTTTTCCCCTCGTGCCATGCTGCGCCTGTTGGCGGTGACCGCTGCGGCCGTGGCCACGGTGTTTGTCTCCTTGCCGTCGGCCGACGCGCAGGCGGCCGCGAAGGCTGCGTCTCCGACACCAGGCGGCAAGGCCGCTGCGGCGGCGTCCGCGGCTGGCGCGAGCGCCGCGATCGCGCCCAAGGCGACCGTGCCGATCGATATCAATCGCGCTTCGGCGGCCGAACTCGAGACCGTGCCGGGGATCGGCAAGGCCTATGCGGCGCGCATCATCGCCGCGCGGCCGTACGCCAACAAGGCACAGCTCGTCCAGAAGGGCATCCTGACGCAGGGGCTGTACGACAAGATCAAGGACCGTCTGATCGCGAAGCAGTAG
- a CDS encoding YncE family protein, with protein MSVIPAFRISAGAIASALTIGAIALPAQQAAHAGHGAASVAAQAPAGPGVYELASDGKGSLFVAFAGSRDKPGGGLITYDAATLKEKKRVELGSSAPYGMGINSKTGILYTTNTRAGNITAIEAASGKIVATITDPTEANAHLFRVLVDEASNTVYASVTGGRIWVIDGKTNTLTRVLENIGATTIGLALDPASNQLYAANMGHNQVAVIDLKSGRVTRRISTDGKRSSMLALDAATSRLFVSNQESGDVSVIDLKENKVIKTIPTGGGALGMSYVPQHGRVYVANRQAGTVSIIDAKTLDKVADVPVAGYPNTVFVDAKGDVFVTSKLKTAKDAQPAGDLVVRMSAPTLVP; from the coding sequence ATGTCTGTGATTCCCGCATTCAGGATCAGCGCCGGCGCCATCGCCAGCGCTCTGACCATCGGCGCGATCGCGCTTCCCGCCCAGCAGGCGGCCCATGCCGGCCATGGCGCAGCAAGCGTGGCCGCCCAGGCGCCTGCCGGCCCCGGAGTCTATGAACTGGCATCCGACGGCAAGGGTTCGCTGTTCGTGGCCTTTGCGGGCTCGCGCGACAAGCCCGGCGGCGGCCTGATCACCTATGACGCCGCCACGCTCAAGGAAAAGAAGCGTGTCGAACTCGGCAGCTCGGCGCCGTACGGCATGGGCATCAATTCCAAGACGGGCATCCTCTACACCACGAACACGCGCGCCGGCAACATCACCGCCATCGAAGCGGCGTCGGGCAAGATCGTGGCGACCATCACCGATCCGACGGAAGCCAACGCGCACCTCTTCCGCGTGCTCGTGGACGAAGCGTCGAACACGGTCTACGCCTCGGTGACCGGCGGTCGGATCTGGGTGATCGACGGCAAGACCAACACGCTCACCCGTGTGCTCGAGAACATCGGCGCGACCACGATCGGTCTGGCGCTCGATCCGGCCAGCAACCAGTTGTACGCGGCCAACATGGGCCACAACCAGGTGGCGGTGATCGACCTCAAGTCGGGCCGTGTCACGCGTCGCATCAGCACCGATGGCAAGCGCTCCAGCATGCTGGCCCTCGATGCCGCCACGTCGCGCCTGTTCGTGTCCAACCAGGAGTCGGGCGACGTGTCCGTGATCGACCTGAAGGAGAACAAGGTCATCAAGACCATCCCGACCGGCGGTGGTGCGCTGGGCATGTCGTATGTGCCGCAGCACGGCCGCGTGTACGTGGCCAACCGTCAGGCGGGCACGGTGTCGATCATCGACGCGAAGACGCTCGACAAGGTTGCCGATGTGCCGGTGGCCGGCTATCCGAACACCGTGTTCGTGGACGCGAAGGGCGATGTGTTCGTGACCTCCAAGCTCAAGACGGCCAAGGATGCGCAGCCGGCTGGTGATCTGGTGGTTCGTATGAGCGCCCCGACGCTGGTTCCGTAA